One window of Magallana gigas chromosome 2, xbMagGiga1.1, whole genome shotgun sequence genomic DNA carries:
- the LOC136271786 gene encoding uncharacterized protein encodes METRLAEAFWMKKAHEETTENSKRRRQHGKGICSVFILDTSESMAGEGGREMKMAMSAILNEYESLHLDDNIAVIGCGKEVKFLHYYSNNYYSIKKCLDNIKYEGPSPLEAGIILSFSCIKFGGGHSAIMGDLHIRARVVVISDGNPTDLDMSSPTDASETTKDSEACAFCTLNHQWKSK; translated from the exons ATGGAAACTCGACTGGCAGAGGCTTTTTGGATGAAGAAAGCCCACGAGGAAACAACTGAAA ATAGCAAGAGAAGACGTCAACATGGGAAAGGAATCTGTTCCGTTTTTATACTGGATACATCGGAAAGCATGGCGGGAGAAGGAGGTCGAGAGATGAAAATGGCCATGTCAGCCATCTTAAACG AATACGAGTCCTTGCATTTAGATGACAACATTGCTGTCATAGGATGTGGAAAAGAAGTGAaatttcttcattattattcaaACAATTATTATTCTATCAAGAAATGCCTAG ATAACATCAAATATGAAGGACCATCGCCTTTAGAAGCAGgaatcattttatcattttcatgcATAAAATTTGGAGGAG GACATTCGGCAATAATGGGTGATCTCCATATTCGAGCAAGAGTAGTGGTGATTTCCGATGGGAACCCCACAGATTTAGACATGTCGAGTCCTACTGACGCTTCAGAGACAACAAAAGACTCTGAGGCATGTGCATTTTGCACATTAAATCATCAATGGAAATCTAAATAA
- the LOC105330031 gene encoding E3 ubiquitin-protein ligase Ufd4 isoform X3 — protein sequence MAGEGKIFFEERYLDMPCAGTRVRRGRHWNYENQDGYGVGTVIGHCKRVGWLFVEWDNGRQFSYQFGYDGDLEEYDIQVCNEPRNIPENQEIAIGCLVRKGPHWQWGNQNGSEDSIGTVYRIKSRGEVYVRWPNGTKSNYRFGYKDRYDLIMCDPRDPEVKASYKLQLETYLKEKSKMSAK from the exons ATGGCGGGGGAGGGGAAGATATT TTTTGAAGAACGATATTTGGATATGCCATGTGCTGGCACAAGAGTAAGAAGAGGTAGACACTGGAATTATGAAAACCAGGATGGCTATGGTGTTGGAACAGTGATAGGACATTGCAAACGAG tCGGATGGTTATTTGTTGAATGGGACAATGGTCGTCAGTTTTCATATCAGTTTGGATATGATGGAGATCTAGAAGAATATGATATCCAGGTGTGTAATGAGCCACGAAATATTCCAGAAAACCAAGAAATAGCGATTGGGTGTCTTGTTCGCAAAG GACCTCACTGGCAATGGGGTAATCAAAATGGTAGCGAAGACAGTATTGGGACTGTGTACCGGATAAAATCCAGAGGAGAAGTTTAT GTGAGATGGCCGAATGGTACAAAAAGTAATTACAGATTTGGATACAAAGATAGATATGATTTAATAATGTG TGACCCAAGAGATCCAGAGGTAAAAGCATCTTACAAGTTACAGCTTGAAACGTACCTGAAGGAAAAATCCAAAATGTCGGCAAAATGA
- the LOC105330031 gene encoding uncharacterized protein isoform X1, translating into MTMSLSQTFHRLRRIIENQGQLNPFTFIPVGKDPNYCLLGELALAARGGRLIGWKDARQYARLSLYFKVAGKLLRMFPSEKITEAIVRRECSSYGGGGEDINQIREILNEEEVYGDIDDIFFDSFEERYLDMPCAGTRVRRGRHWNYENQDGYGVGTVIGHCKRVGWLFVEWDNGRQFSYQFGYDGDLEEYDIQVCNEPRNIPENQEIAIGCLVRKGPHWQWGNQNGSEDSIGTVYRIKSRGEVYVRWPNGTKSNYRFGYKDRYDLIMCDPRDPEVKASYKLQLETYLKEKSKMSAK; encoded by the exons aTGACAATGTCTTTATCACAGACTTTTCATAGACTTCGGCGTATTATTGAAAATCAAGGACAATTAAATCCTTTTACGTTTATTCCTGTTGGTAAAGATCCAAATTAT TGCCTACTAGGAGAACTAGCTTTGGCAGCAAGAGGGGGTCGACTTATTGGTTGGAAGGATGCCCGCCAATACGCAAGATTGTCTCTCtatttt AAAGTTGCAGGTAAACTTCTTAGAATGTTTCCCAGTGAAAAAATAACAGAAGCAATTGTGAGACGTGAATGTTCAAGTTATGGCGGGGGAGGGGAAGATATT AATCAAATACGCGAAATTTTGAATGAAGAAGAAGTATATGGAGATATCGATGACATTTTTTTTGACAGTTTTGAAGAACGATATTTGGATATGCCATGTGCTGGCACAAGAGTAAGAAGAGGTAGACACTGGAATTATGAAAACCAGGATGGCTATGGTGTTGGAACAGTGATAGGACATTGCAAACGAG tCGGATGGTTATTTGTTGAATGGGACAATGGTCGTCAGTTTTCATATCAGTTTGGATATGATGGAGATCTAGAAGAATATGATATCCAGGTGTGTAATGAGCCACGAAATATTCCAGAAAACCAAGAAATAGCGATTGGGTGTCTTGTTCGCAAAG GACCTCACTGGCAATGGGGTAATCAAAATGGTAGCGAAGACAGTATTGGGACTGTGTACCGGATAAAATCCAGAGGAGAAGTTTAT GTGAGATGGCCGAATGGTACAAAAAGTAATTACAGATTTGGATACAAAGATAGATATGATTTAATAATGTG TGACCCAAGAGATCCAGAGGTAAAAGCATCTTACAAGTTACAGCTTGAAACGTACCTGAAGGAAAAATCCAAAATGTCGGCAAAATGA
- the LOC105330031 gene encoding uncharacterized protein isoform X2, whose protein sequence is MTMSLSQTFHRLRRIIENQGQLNPFTFIPVGKDPNYCLLGELALAARGGRLIGWKDARQYARLSLYFKVAGKLLRMFPSEKITEAIVRRECSSYGGGGEDINQIREILNEEEVYGDIDDIFFDSFEERYLDMPCAGTRVRRGRHWNYENQDGYGVGTVIGHCKRGPHWQWGNQNGSEDSIGTVYRIKSRGEVYVRWPNGTKSNYRFGYKDRYDLIMCDPRDPEVKASYKLQLETYLKEKSKMSAK, encoded by the exons aTGACAATGTCTTTATCACAGACTTTTCATAGACTTCGGCGTATTATTGAAAATCAAGGACAATTAAATCCTTTTACGTTTATTCCTGTTGGTAAAGATCCAAATTAT TGCCTACTAGGAGAACTAGCTTTGGCAGCAAGAGGGGGTCGACTTATTGGTTGGAAGGATGCCCGCCAATACGCAAGATTGTCTCTCtatttt AAAGTTGCAGGTAAACTTCTTAGAATGTTTCCCAGTGAAAAAATAACAGAAGCAATTGTGAGACGTGAATGTTCAAGTTATGGCGGGGGAGGGGAAGATATT AATCAAATACGCGAAATTTTGAATGAAGAAGAAGTATATGGAGATATCGATGACATTTTTTTTGACAGTTTTGAAGAACGATATTTGGATATGCCATGTGCTGGCACAAGAGTAAGAAGAGGTAGACACTGGAATTATGAAAACCAGGATGGCTATGGTGTTGGAACAGTGATAGGACATTGCAAACGAG GACCTCACTGGCAATGGGGTAATCAAAATGGTAGCGAAGACAGTATTGGGACTGTGTACCGGATAAAATCCAGAGGAGAAGTTTAT GTGAGATGGCCGAATGGTACAAAAAGTAATTACAGATTTGGATACAAAGATAGATATGATTTAATAATGTG TGACCCAAGAGATCCAGAGGTAAAAGCATCTTACAAGTTACAGCTTGAAACGTACCTGAAGGAAAAATCCAAAATGTCGGCAAAATGA
- the LOC136269651 gene encoding uncharacterized protein yields the protein METRPAEAIWIQRAYEEANENNKRKYQQGNGICSVFILDTSESMTGEGVRQMKTAFLDILNEYESLHLDDNIAVIGCGKEVKFLHYYSNNYYSIKKCLDKIHCEGPSPLEAGIILSYSCIKFGGGHTAIIPPLHIRARVVVISDGNPTGLEMSSFIETSETTTDTGASTLNSS from the exons ATGGAAACTCGGCCTGCAGAGGCTATTTGGATACAGAGAGCGTACGAGGAAGCCAATGAAA acaataaaagaaaatatcaacaaggAAATGGAATCTGTTCAGTCTTCATATTGGATACATCGGAAAGCATGACAGGGGAGGGAGTCCGACAAATGAAGACAGcctttttagatattttaaacg aataCGAGTCCTTGCATTTAGATGACAACATCGCTGTGATAGGATGTGGAAAAGAAGTGAaatttcttcattattattcaaACAATTATTATTCTATCAAGAAATGCCTTG ATAAGATCCACTGTGAAGGACCATCACCTTTAGAAGCAGGAATCATTCTATCATATTCATGCATTAAGTTTGGAGGAG GACACACGGCAATTATACCTCCTCTCCACATTCGAGCAAGAGTCGTGGTGATTTCTGATGGTAACCCCACGGGTCTAGAAATGTCCAGTTTCATTGAGACATCAGAGACGACAACTGATACTGGGGCAAGCACATTGAATAGTTCATAA